The sequence CGTTCCCGTACGACGGTCGCGTCGTCGTGACGAGCAGGGAGGCGCTCTCCCGCGCGGACGTTCCCGAGACCGTCATGGTGGTCGGGGCCGGCGCGGTCGGCTGCGAGTTCGCCGGGCTCTACGCGGCCATGGGACGGCGCGTCGTGCTCGTTGAGATGCTCCCGGAGATCCTGCCGGGCGAGGACGCGGCGGCGGCCCGTGTCCTTCGAGCCGCGTTCCGCCGCGCTGGCGTGGACGCGCGAACGGGGACGCGCGTCGAGTCCGTCGCGGTCCGCGGCGACGCGGCCGAGGCTGCGCTGTCCGACGGATCGACCGTGGCGGCGGGCATGGTGCTGCTCGCGATGGGCAGGCGGCCCTTGTCGGACGGTCTGCGGCTTTCGGAGCACGGCGTGGCGACGGAGCGGGGGGCCGTGAAGGTCAACGAGAGGATGGAGACGACGGCGACCGGCGTGTACGCCATCGGCGATCTCGTCGGCGGTCTCATGCTCGCCCACGTCGCGTCGCACGAGGGCGTCGTGGCGGCGTCGCGCGCGGCGGGCAGGGACGCCGCCATGGACTACCGAGCCGTGCCTCGCTGCACGTTCACGCATCCGGAGGTGGCGGGCGTCGGGCTCACCGAGGACGAGGCGGCCGCCCGCGGCCTCGACGTGCGAACGGGCCGATTCCCGTTCTCCGCGCTCGGGAAGGCCGCGGCCGTCGGAGAGACGCAGGGCTTCGTCAAGATCGTCTGCGAGCGGGACAGCGGCGTTGTCGTCGGCGGGACGATCGTCGGCGCGGGCGCGAGCGACCTGATCCATGAGATCGCGCTCGCCGTGCGGGTGCGGCTCACAGCGGACGACCTCGCCTCAGCGGTTCACGCGCATCCTACGCTGGCCGAGGCGGTCGGGGAGGCCGCCGACGCCGTGGACGGGATGTCGATCCACTCGCTGTGACGCGCG is a genomic window of Candidatus Effluviviaceae Genus I sp. containing:
- the lpdA gene encoding dihydrolipoyl dehydrogenase; its protein translation is MAERYDLAVIGGGPGGYVAAIRGAQLGLRVALVERDRLGGVCLNWGCIPTKSLLASAAAAAVVSRAGEFGIKAGPAAVSADDMFRRKDEIVAKLRSGVETLLRKRRVTVFRGAGALAGAGVVEIAGEGGAERVEAGSVILATGSEAVVPPAFPYDGRVVVTSREALSRADVPETVMVVGAGAVGCEFAGLYAAMGRRVVLVEMLPEILPGEDAAAARVLRAAFRRAGVDARTGTRVESVAVRGDAAEAALSDGSTVAAGMVLLAMGRRPLSDGLRLSEHGVATERGAVKVNERMETTATGVYAIGDLVGGLMLAHVASHEGVVAASRAAGRDAAMDYRAVPRCTFTHPEVAGVGLTEDEAAARGLDVRTGRFPFSALGKAAAVGETQGFVKIVCERDSGVVVGGTIVGAGASDLIHEIALAVRVRLTADDLASAVHAHPTLAEAVGEAADAVDGMSIHSL